The Lycium barbarum isolate Lr01 chromosome 4, ASM1917538v2, whole genome shotgun sequence nucleotide sequence CATTATATTGATTATATGGTGATTAATAGTTgaaaaatacttcacttggaagTTGATTTTATATTTTTGACCCTTCCACGCGCCTAAAGGAGAGTGTGCTCACGCTCTTTGCCACATCAGCGTCTAGGGGTAGAGACTATCATATTACCAAGTTCAGAGGGATAATTAAGCCAACACATAATAGAGCTCCTTCCTTGCTCCCTTGATGACTCGAACTCGGAACCTTCGGGTCGAAAGTGGAGGGCGCTTACCATCCTATCAACCTCTCTTGTCCGATTCATAACAGTGTTGAATTGTAAAGGGAGATTATTTCTCCAACCAGCCAAACGTTTATCATGTGGCAGGAACCAAGGTATAAAAGTCATCATTGCAGCAGTACATATATTAACTGCATTTATGCATATACGTCCTTGTGATTGGATTTAATAAATTCTACCTAATTCTTCTTCATAGAAGCAATGAATTCAATGATGAGTGATTAGATCGACCTGTAAGCAAGTTATCCCATACATGAGAGTAGTAtttgataagtttggtttggctATTTTTTTATTACTAATAGACAGAAAGCGTGCTATTCTAAAATAGTATAAATTGTGCAGCACAGGATTATCTATCAATGTACGCAACAGGAGTCTCCCAAACTTTTTTCATTTTAGATATTAAAAATAACTATAAAATAGAATAAGATATGCAATTttataatgaatacatagaaaaGTATATTCAACACAAATTATTTAGCAAATTGATTTCATTACATGAACATATAATAGATTTTTTTTCACAACATATTGTAAAAGTTATATTAAgacacaacaacaaaaactaCGACTAAATACCAAGTAAGTAGGGATTGACTATACGAATACCCACGTCTGACTATATTTATCCAATTAACTTTATCTCtattatgcaaaaaaaaaaaaaaagaagataaaaagtACTAGCAGTTCTATATGTTTTTAAGCAGGCATAAAAATCTATTGATACTGCATGTATAGAACTTTTTGTTGTGTATCGCGAAAAATTGTCATACCAAGACACATAAAAGAAAGTGTAACGAGAATGTTTTGAAGTGTACAAGGCGGACAATCTGAATGTAAGCATGTAAGAGCACTCTTAGGAAatatatattactttactactatatataagggagaatactaattttttgtagtcctcacatggatttttttgtctttttttttaccCCTAATTAAAGTTTTATTACTTTGTGAATTCTTACAAATTTTGGTAAATTTTAAGAACCTGAAGGGCATTTTTTATGCCACTAAAGATGACGTGTCATGGAAAGGATTAGTGGTCCTCACAAACATGCTTATACATATTTGAGTCGTTTATGAGAAATATATTAAAtttgtttaaaattatatatttcCTTAAGAATTTATTATAAACACTTAAAGAATATAATTATCATGTCAATCAAATTCTACAATATAGGAttaattattgaattaaaatattatttttataatattatttattatttattatttattgatgttaATTACCAATTATCATTTGCTATTTAAAGATTTCTTCGTCCGATtatagataaaaaaaattattttctcctgtaTTTTTTTGTCGTACATGCTGGCAAAAGTAAGTAATGAGCAAAGATTTCACTTAAGGTAAGATTAGGTTTAAAATCAAAAGAATAAATACAAATAGACTATCATtgttaaatatacttaaaaatgaATCGAAATTGTAAATTATAGTCCGAAGTACGTTAGTTAATTATGCAAATTTTACATGCGCACGCTTTCAGCATAAACTTATCTAATaaattactatattaaaagagAAACTATAAAATATTATAGTTATAAAAACACTATAGTTAAAGAAACCAAACAATAATAATACTAAACAATTGCAAAAAGTGGAGTATATTTTTacctttttaatattaaaatattttgcaaaataccGTATAATCAAAGACAAAATAAGTAAATTCAACATGAAAAAGTTATTACAATGTGAATTTCATAAAATGatttattaaattaagaaaaataaaaagatgttattttttaacatgcatcttttggaaggaaaatgaaagcttAAAGTAAGAACAATTAATTTTATGGACCTTTCAATATTTTTTTCGTGTGTTTAATTTGAGAAAACATCTAcaaaaatatcttgtaatatcaagggtcttaattatatatatatatatatatatatatatatatatatatatatatatatatatatatatatataagttaactttattgatttcatcataCAACAATATTTTTTGGTGTAAAATAAGCAATTTTAATTCAAAaaacaaatgaaattaatttCACATATAAAAAGCCGAATTTGGATCATTGGAGATTTTAGCCTAAAAATATTTATGTAAAATAGCAATTAGAAAAGCcaatgtttgattttttttaaaaaaattattatataaaCTAAAAAAATGTTTTCCCTTAACTTTCGGATACAAGTCTATTGaaaatatcaaattgatgttAGAAAAACAAAGGAACAATAGTagaaaaattaacaaaatatctATAAATTGAATTTTGTAAGATCAGTTTGGCACGGGCCAAATGACactagtgtgtgtatatatatatatatatatatatatatatatatatatatatagagagagagagagagagagagagagagagagggagagagagagaggaagtgTGCGTAGATTGTAGAGTGAATGTCCCACAATCACAATGATGATTGTAGTGGAGTGGTAAATACTTCTTCATTCTTAATTAGTTATCTCCTTATTAAGGAAAGCTTTATCTCCTACGTGAGACTTCCAATTGCGAATTCGAATTTCGTCAAGTTCCAATACAAACACCAAATATCAGGCGCcgaataaaagtaaaatatgtcCCACAATTGAGGCGTTAGCTTACGAAACTCTTAGCCCCATAATGATTTGGAGATATGTCTGGAAACTCCCTTGCCTTGAACATTTGATAGTACAAGTTTGAgcttcatttaaaaaaaataaattgtataATACATGAGGGTTATTTAGTTTTAATCCACGTATTACAAATTCATAGATCTTATTCTGCCTTGGATTTCACATAAAATAACACAAATTCCTGCATAACTTATGCAAATATTATTTGTGCTGGTAACAAATATAACGACCAAACACGGCATTGCTAATGCTGGATTCAAAATGTTAACTAAACATTATATATTTATGCTGATTTTATGCAGATATTATGTAACCTATACATGCAAATTGTTCCTCTATGAAGTACCACAAAAGTTTGTCGAGTATAATTATCTAAGTACCTGACAGAAACGTGTCTATCAATTGCCTTTTAAATTAGTATTATTATATTATAAAGGTGATTAATCACAAAGAAATAGTGTCATTtgatagttaccaaaaaaaaaaaaatagtgtcatTTGAGCCTAGCTCATTTTGTAATTTAGTCAACTTTTGCCGTTTTCCTCCTCTAAAATTCGTCAAAGTTGGCATGCAGCCACTGAGATACAGTTGGCTGACTTGGCTCTAAAGAGCTAATTTCCAACTTGTGGGACTTTGTGATATTTCACATACGTTTACACTTCTTTGCTTTCTTTTTTAattaatattactccctccgatcccaaaaaaattatcttaCTTTCCTCATTAGTTTGTTTCAAAAAAATtatcacatttctatatttaaaaataatttaattttatgagattattTACGACAACATAAATATTAAGGTTATTTTTGGATCACATATTTTAAAAGTCTTCttatatttcttaaactctaTGTAAAGTGAAGCTAAAACGATTTTTTTGGATGGAAGGAGTATTAAAGAACAGGATTTTATTATCACTCTCGTCTCTGTGTACCACAACTTATTCATGGACTCTTCTACTCAGCAAGTGGAGCTGCAAATCCCAGGTTTGTCACTGAATTTCCTTCTTCTTTTGTCAAAAGTTGTTTTATTTCCCATCTCTTTTATGATCAAAATTCGATGCTCTTGTTTTAGTAAAAGTGTTTCAAGAAAAGGAGGAGATATATAGGTTTGTTCCTATCATGATTCTTAGGGTGTTCCaaatagaaagaaaaagattGTACAACTGCGATTATATTCGAGAGAAGTAATCTAACATTTATTTATGTTCCATAACATGTCTTAAAGaaggagcaaaaaaaaaaaaaaaatctaaattaaTCATCTCAAATCAAGTTTAATCCAAATTCAAACTTTAGATCACTTTAAGTTGTTTTTTCTAGGATATTAGAACAATTCACTGGAATTTATTACTTTTAGCCACCAAGAATAAATTAATTGGTAATTGTTCTAGTTCATGTAGGATCGACAAAATTGGTCACACGTTGTGCTTGGTTATAATTTTTGTTTATTTGAGCATCTACTTATTTATTTTGTGGTGGCTGTCACAAAGAATCAAGCAGGCAGATATCAGAAGATGAtacaaatcagcagcaacaacttCCAAAAAGATCCAATAAGCACTATGGATGGTGGTTTAGAATATTTATATACATCACTTTCCTAATTGTTGGCCAATCTGCGGCTACACTTTTAGGAAGATTTTACTATGATCAAGGTGGAAATAGTAAATGGATGGCAACATTTGTTCAATCAGCTGGTTTCCCAATCCTGATTCCACTTTTCTTTCTCTTTAAATCTCCGAAAAAAATCGTGTCTTCATCACCCGAAAAACCTTCAAAATCTTCCCTTTTTCTCCTCTATGTGTTTTTTGGCCTATTGTTAGCAGGTGACAATTTGATGTACTCATATGGACTATTATACCTTCCTGTCTCAAGTTATTCCCTCATTTGTGCATCTCAATTAGCCTTCAATTGCCTGTTTTCGTTCCTACTAAACGCGCAAAAATTCACAGCTTTAATTCTCAACTCTGTTGTGATTGTCACAATttcagctgcattattagcagTTCATTCTGAATCTGACACTAGTACAAAATTATCCGTTGGGAAATATATAATCGGATTTGTCTGCACGGTGGCTGCATCAGCAACCTACGCGTTATACCTCTCTTTATTAGAAGTAACATTCAAGAGGGTGATAAAAAGTGAGACATTTGATACAATTTTGAAGATGCAAATTTTTCCGTCATTCGTAGCAACTTGTGTTTGTGTTGTGGGGCTATACGCGAGCGGTGAATTAAGAAATCTGACAGCAGAGATGAACGATTTTCGCAAGGGGGAAATTTCGTATTTGATGACATTAGTTTGGACTGCTGTACTATGGCAGATTTGTTCTGTTGGTTTGTTGGGGTTGATATTTGAGGTGTCTTCATTGTTCTCCAATGTGATTAGTACTTTGGGTTTGCCTGCTGTGCCAGTTTTTGCTGTGATTTTCTTCCATGATAAAATGGATGGCGAAAAGGTTATAGCATTGTTGCTTGCTCTTTGGGGATTTCTATCTTATGTATATCAGAATTATCTTGATGACTCCAAAGCCAAATGTTCAAAATCTGAGGACAGTGAAGCCAATATTACTCATTGAGAATTCTTCTCAGTATGGGAAGATGAAAGGATTTGAATTTTACTATAATGTCGATAGAATTAGGAAGTATACTGTTAAATGTCATGCAAAAAATAATTGCATGCCTCTACTTCTCTGCCCTTTTATTAGTACCATAATCATTATTAAGAAAAATGTTGTACCACGATTGCTGAACTAGTTTTGAATTTTTAAATTGTGTTAGTTTTAGAGTAGTGAGATCTATATAGTGTGGGGCAATTGGCAGGAacgcccttattttggggtggactttaatttttacccattaaattggtggtctttaatatttgtccttcgcctaataccatgagatttggggttcgaatccccgctcaatcaaaaatttaaaaaaaaaatcattttttgtgcagattgcccttcaaaagcactagtctttaatttttgccccttaaattggtggtttttaaattttgcccttcgctagaaGCCCCTTGGTTCcgggtttgaacccccgctcagtcaaaaaataaaaaataaattcgcaagacataagttgggattcgcaggcagagttttgcatgtctcaggcagaattttgaatgcaaacTCTACCTGCAGGAACTCTGcttgaggcctaactttgctatgcCTCAAGCAGAAttttgactgcaaactctacctGTAGGTAGAATTTGAAACTGtgcctgcaggtagagttttgctacaaactctgccttgcgattttttttaaaattttttttgactgagccgggattcgaaccccaaatctcatggtattaggcgaagggcaaatattaaagatcaccaatttaatgggcaaaaattaaataccacccgAAAagaagggcattcctgcgaattgcctcAAAAATTCGCAAGGCGGAGTTTTGCAAATCTAGCCATGCAGGCAGAATTTGTATGGGCAGAAAGGCAGTattctgcccatgcaaattctgcattgcgatttttttttaattgagctgGGGTTTGAACAcacaacctcggggtattaggcgaaaggcaaaatttaaaaaccaccaatttgaagggcaaaaattaaagaccaccccaaatgaagggcaatccgcacaaaaaagaAGTATAGTGTGTGATGTCAAAGTATACACTTTTTGATTATTTGACTTCATGAAATGTGAAATAGGAGCCCAagacttttgtaacccaaaaattaatttttggaaccaaaataacccattaaaaaaaaaagaaataaaataggctttacgcacagaatctgtgcgtgaaaggaccaaagtgtacatttacacttaagttcttttacgcacagattctgtgcgtaaaaGCCATTAAATATACCGGGCTCCTTCTTCCCCACCACTGGTCCCCCACGATCAAAAAAGAAAACCAGCCATTGAAGGTGCGTTCCGAGGTCCCACACGATCAAAAACatcattttcttgttgatttccaacCCGAAAGTTaatatttttggtatattgaaGTCTAGGAACAAGTTTCTACGCAATAAAGCGgcgtataattcaattcaaaaactcaaaacaaagcttcaatctaggtattttactAAGATTTTTCTATTACATTATTAACCTAAGCATTATTATTGTGTATTATTTGTGGATAttgaccaaaaagaaaaaaaatttacgCACTTTTTGTGTGCGCAAAATGCGGCTGTTTCCAGCCCTttttcgttttttatttttttatttttttattgttaatttgttaattgtttacttagtatttgttaattgttagatTAACGAGTTAAGTATTTGTTAATTATTagattagttatttcaattgttagactagaTAATTAtatatttagtttttgttaagccaattatttatttgttaataatttgttaattatttgattagttagttaattgtttatttattaattatatgctaataatttgttaattgtttgattagttagttaattgtttatttattaattatatgatAATTTTTTGCTAgataattgttaattttttgatttgttaattattaatctttatatctttaattgttaattatttatttactaattagaaattgaaaatccttagtttaggattcaaacctttgtataatttctcgataaaagattacataactaatactacgtattagagattaatttaaaatataatgattaatttaaaatgcgtaaaaaatataccactttaatccttacttcatgtattaatgattaatttaaaataccTAAAATAGATAGGACACCTCCATGGAGCCGGGGCCCTTCAACAACAGAGGGGTACTTTATCTATAGCATGAGCATAGGTCCCAATATGTATGGGATGCACCGGTATCCTATAGTAGAGTAGTCCGTACCCATTCGGGGGAGTCAACATCGGATATTCTAAAGGCTATtcccccacatcctcgtgtcatagatatactacgtcggggcgaTATCTACTGCATCGAGGTTGGTCGGCTTGTGCATGATAGGGCTCTAGTGAtgactgatgagtcgtgaaattacgcgatattcgacgctaattccttaagcttttgtgactccttaagcacttttgttgttactttttgtgtttttatgttgttttgtaggaaaagatgcccggagagcaaaacggagcaaaacagaccaaaatagagcaaaaatagaacaaattcaTACTTTCTGGCACCATATGCTACACGCAGAGTATAGCATATGGCgcagcatgtgcaacatgcgagcagcatgtggtgcagcatgtgatGACAGAGAAAATtgtcaccacatgctacggttttggcaccacatgcgattagcatgttgaatatgcgaatagcatgtggtgcagcatgttgtgcaagagggtattttggtccagattttgttcccgttttttggaatgatataaatactcttttagggtttgtaatatttatctttggcagtttttcatcaagtttggagactagtttttacaccacactttggggttgaagatttgaagatttggttgagtatttcttaaacctttaattcatttcttcaattccttgctttgtattgtatatctaagtgtgtagctttctattccataacttgaatctcgtttatgaaagtattcttgattaaagtttggtttgaaactcttgttatgcttatgtattgaatgattcttattgctattgaagtgggtctttgttgatttaattaatctcgttcttgaatgtttccaaagggattggctaaccctaggactcacccatttacttagattgagcttggaagaggaaatctaggttgggaaagattaattaacaagaatttgggtcattaaactcatctaataacttgagctcggaagaggatagttacttgaggttaaattgattgtgcctaatatcacactctaaggcttggaaaagcttagagtgaaattcattgatttggttggaagactttcaatgagattttagaaatcattatctattaacataaacccgctcttagttgtaaaatacattggatcgttacttgagtgtaatctcctattatccaaacttgtggccattgatcattttactcgctttctaggttagtttacatttccgcattagtcataattttctccaaaaaaccTAAATATCATtaatcgtttggctttagcttagttggtgaaagttccttactttcttaatcgcctagcatattgttccctgtgggatcgaccccgactcatagtttacccaactatgagtcgggttcgatcccacagggaacaatatgctaggcgatttgaacaagtaaggaattatcactttctacgctgAGCCAAACATTTGATAATAATATTTGGTTTTTGattaaaattataactaatgcaaaaatataaactaacctagaaagcgagtaaaatgatcaatgaccacaagtttggatacaaaggaaattacactcaagtaacgatccaatgtatttcacgattttacaactaagaacgggtttatgttaatagataatgatttctaaaatctcattgaaagtcttccaaccaaatcaataaatttcactctaagcttttccaagccttagagtgtgatattaggcacaatcaatttaaccttaagtaactatcctcttccgagctcaagttattagatgggtttaatgacccaaattcttgctattaactcttttcctaacctctactttcttttccaagcaaagtatgagtatttaggcacaaataatgttatACACCATTAAAGGACATTAAAGCTCGAAGAgttaatagagaaacaataaacccacttcattggaaataaaaatcattcaatacataagcataacaagagtttcatccaacacttgataatgagtaatatcataaacaagattcaagtgaaagaagaaatactacacacttaaatattcaatacaaacaaggaattgaataaaggtttaagaaatatctcattacggtgctccaatcttctcctccaatggtgtagatgaaaccctagcctccaagtttgtatgaaaatggccaaagatgagttttacaaaccctagcattctatttatagaagtgccaaaacgggtacaaaatctggacaaaaatgtcctgcgtgcacaacatgctactcgcatctgGTGTCGCACGTGCAACATGCCAATCGCATGTTGTGCAAATatctctgtcagcacatgctgcacaacatgctgcagcaagtgctactagcatgtgctgccagaaagtgcttcttgttctatttttgctctgttttgctccgttatgctctccgggcatcttatcctacaaaacaacataaatacacaaaaagtaacaacaaaagtgcttgaagagtcacaaaagcttaaggaattagcattgaatatcccgtaatttcacggcacatcaatggAACGCGAGGATGACGACTCTAGCAGCGGTCGGACATGATACTCCGGTCCATGAGTACATGACGTGGTACATGCAGATCACTCGCACCTTGATTGCCAACCCCTCGACGCCTCGTCCTGATGGTCGAGGATATGCATCACTCTCAGAAGCGCATGAGGCgctggtaagttttattagtcttaaacttaatccattgtcttattatgtattactttacgaatttattcaatttttaaaatttgcAAATATATGCGGCTACGGATGACTCTGATGGTACGCCATGAGAGCATTCCCCTTACGGAGTCCCCCGAGCCCAGAATAGCGACATATGCAGCACGGATAGTTCAGCTTACCGATACTGGTATGACACGGGCACAGGAGTGGCATCGTATCGATGAGGATATTCCAGAGCCTGTACTAGAAGGTGTTCCAGAGGGTGGTAGGGCTGATAAAGGTGGTAGGGCTAGCAGAGGTCTAGTAGATGAGCATGACGATATAGCCCGTCAGGCTCCGTCGGCTACAGATATCCCGTCGACTTCTTCTTCCAGGCCGCCGACTTCACAGAGACCTGGATATACGCCAGAGATGTTCATACATTATGATCCTTGGTCATCATTTCCACAGGTGCCAGTTAGTGATCTACATATGGGAGACGGACATGAGGACTTAGACTTGGGGATTATTTTCGATGAGTACTTTCTTCGTCCTACAGCCAGGCCTACGGCACCATCTGCGTCTCTAGCTCCGCGGGCTGCTCAGAAGCCCTCTCATATGCCATCTCAGGAGCCCGGGGACACACAGGtttatttttttacaataaaataatgtatttaattattttattaatctaaactaaattatttacatgtattataggttcattcttctgcgcctgtggacccgtctcctCTTGTTCAGATTGACCCGTCTCCACCTCTAGCTACAGCTCCGGGTAGCGCTCAGGAGACTGTTGAGGAGCCAGCTAAGAAGCCCTCTGACCAgccatctcaggaggccgtcgacacacagaTTTGTTTTTTTACaatgaaataatttattaaataattgtttatatgttatttcatgtttagtttatgataaatctaaattaaattgtttatatgttatttcaggttcattatTCTGCTCCTGTGGTCAAGTCTCCTTCGATTAAGTCATCTCCCGAGGCATCTAATGAGGCTACTTAGGTTTCGACCGCCGTCGTCTCCCACAGGAAGCATATTTTCACCCAGGGCCtgaagaagggaagaaaggatGATCATGGCATAAATCATTCTGTCATTAAGAGGAGGAGAGAGGATCCTGATGATAGTGAGGGTGGTGGGGTTAGGAGGATCCTTAGGCCTTAGgagattgtgtatttgtaaataaaatgtacattttatgttaatattatatatatatatttgggtattatttttttaatgataattagttattttagtatttattgtCGATTAATAATAACTCGAGCGACATCCTATATTAATTAGAACCCTGTAAAATATGACAATTAAACTTAatagataacaagtttccaaacttatttaaagataacaagtttccaaacttacttcggagcactttacgaCCCCTAAAACAACGATCCAAACATTTATGTATACTTGATGAAATGAaacgacattattgtacgctaaaaaaaatattaagctctatataaaatatttatattccgacgttttgaaacgtgactaatcttcggtcaaagtaccaaaaaaaacttaaatataacaagttttcaaacttacttcggagcactttacaacccctaaaatgatgatccaaatgtatatgtatacttgatgtaatgaaccgatattattgtacactaaataaaatataaagttctatataaaatatttatattctaatgttttgaaacgtgactaatcttcggtcaaagtacggaaaaaagtttaattttgagtttgatttccaaagaataaaggCTGGGGTCAGGGGGAAAGAGggtttcacgcacaaaatctgtgtGAGAAGCctattttggtttttttttttttaacgggttagtttggttcaaattttttttattttatttttggttaaaaaaattcCGGACCCAGAGAACTTACACTTCGTATTTCTTCATCGAGGCTCGCACATACTGGTTATAGATCCAATGAAGAACCTGACTCTTAATCACAGTATTCGAAGAATGGTTCGTATGTACACATTTGATGTAATAGCTAGGAGTATATTTTTTTGTGATGTAAGGGGGGAGCCTCACTGATTTGATTTTATAGGAGCAGGTAAATAGGAGTCCTCCTATTTTAGGTGTATGGCCGTTAGTTATCCTACGAACCCAACCCACTAGCTTTTTGGTTGATTAGCTATACCATCTTTAGTAAGGTAGTTTACTAATTTAACCACCGTTAGAATCGGAAGTTAGGTTTATGTCATCTTCTTTTGTACTTTTTTGCTATTTATGCTAATATATAAGATAGGGGTCAATGTCAAACCTTCGTCAAGAGACAGTATTAGCTATAATCTCTGCCCTTAACTTAGCTAAAAGGATAAAGTGAAGCTTCATAGCTCGAACACTTGGATTCGTCTATCTTAGAGTAGCTTCTGATGAACTATCCGGCTAGGCGCGATTGCAGACAAACACAAATGACGCCAATATATTGCCTTACCGAGCTCGAAAAACAGGAAGAAAGAGGACGACGCCTTTGCATAGGCCAAAGGTTGAGTCATAGGGATTGCTTGAGGAAACCCCGCATACCATACCGAAAAAAGTCCGAGTGGATGGATTTAGTTTAAAGAAAATTTCCTTCATCTTGCAAATGCTTCTCCAAATATTCGGCAGCAATCCCACAATTTGAGAGCAAGTTACCTTGACCAAAATAGATTGCATGCCGCATATTAATCTGAGAtgggaaaaaaatgaaatttgctaAAAACATATGTATAAATTAATCACAATATAATGCTAAAAAGTATACaaaaaatgaatatatatatatatatatatataaaaacaagaCATAGGCCCGCAAACGTGGCGCAACTAAAACACAAGATTCCTATTTATCTACTTTTACAATTTTTTGCCAATTAATCTCATTTCAAGTGTAAATAAATTTGCCCCAACAATAAAAAAGGGTGCTTCCCCAATTCTGCCTAAAAGGTGCCACAATAAAACACGCTGCttcaattaccaaaaaaaaaaaaaaaagaacacgcTGCTTCACCAATTCTCCCT carries:
- the LOC132635232 gene encoding probable purine permease 11 isoform X1; the protein is MDSSTQQVELQIPESSRQISEDDTNQQQQLPKRSNKHYGWWFRIFIYITFLIVGQSAATLLGRFYYDQGGNSKWMATFVQSAGFPILIPLFFLFKSPKKIVSSSPEKPSKSSLFLLYVFFGLLLAGDNLMYSYGLLYLPVSSYSLICASQLAFNCLFSFLLNAQKFTALILNSVVIVTISAALLAVHSESDTSTKLSVGKYIIGFVCTVAASATYALYLSLLEVTFKRVIKSETFDTILKMQIFPSFVATCVCVVGLYASGELRNLTAEMNDFRKGEISYLMTLVWTAVLWQICSVGLLGLIFEVSSLFSNVISTLGLPAVPVFAVIFFHDKMDGEKVIALLLALWGFLSYVYQNYLDDSKAKCSKSEDSEANITH
- the LOC132635232 gene encoding probable purine permease 11 isoform X2 yields the protein MATFVQSAGFPILIPLFFLFKSPKKIVSSSPEKPSKSSLFLLYVFFGLLLAGDNLMYSYGLLYLPVSSYSLICASQLAFNCLFSFLLNAQKFTALILNSVVIVTISAALLAVHSESDTSTKLSVGKYIIGFVCTVAASATYALYLSLLEVTFKRVIKSETFDTILKMQIFPSFVATCVCVVGLYASGELRNLTAEMNDFRKGEISYLMTLVWTAVLWQICSVGLLGLIFEVSSLFSNVISTLGLPAVPVFAVIFFHDKMDGEKVIALLLALWGFLSYVYQNYLDDSKAKCSKSEDSEANITH